The Acidobacteriota bacterium genome includes the window GATGAGCCTGATGGGCCTCTACGCCGCCGCCAACCACGCCTGCATCCACCGCCACATGGTCAAGGCCCTGGGGGCTCGGGTGCTGGCGGATGTGGAGAATCATCACAACTTCGCCTGGAAGGAAGATCACTTCGGCGAGGAGGTGGTGGTGCACCGCAAAGGCGCCACCCCCGCCGGCGAGGGCGTGCTGGGCATCATCCCCGGCTCCATGGCGGACCCGGGCTTCGTGGTCCGCGGCAAGGGCCACCCCGACTCTCTGGCCTCCGCCGCCCACGGTGCCGGCCGCCGCATGAGCCGCCGCAAAGCCAACAACAGCTTCACCTGGTCCGAGACCAAAAAGCTCCTGGCAGACAGGGGAGTGACGGTGCTCTCCGCCGGCCTCGACGAGGTCCCCATGGCCTACAAGGACATCCGCTCGGTGATGGACGCCCAATCGGACCTGGTGGAGGTACTGGCTCGCTTCGACCCCAAGCTGGTCAAAATGGCCCCGGCGGGGGAGCGCCCCGAGGACTGAGCCAGCCCGTCGCAGATTCGTTACAGCGGAACTTCATCGCACGAAAGCACCACCCGCGATAGAATGGGAGACCGGCCATGGGCAGCCGGCGCGGAAATCTTCGAGCCCACGCATCTCACCCCCAAGGAGTCAGGCATGGACAGCAAGCAATTCGTCGACCAGCTTTTCAGCGAGATGGAGGAGCTGTTCTCCCAACTCGGTCAGCACGAGACCCTGGAGGCGGAAGCCGACGGAGAGGTAGAGGTGATCAAGCTGCTCAAGCTGGCTCTCAAGAGCGAGCTCGAAGCCAGCGAGCTGGCGGCGGTCTGGATGCCCACCACGCCGGAGGTAGACGCCAAGCGCCTGCTGGCGGAGCAATGCGGCGACGAGATGAAGCACTACGAGCTGATCAGCCACCGCCTGGGAGAGCTGGAGGTGGATATGAGCGACTACAACCCGCTCCAAGAGGGCTACTCCCCCCTCTACCACTACCTCAAGGGCCTGCCCACCACGGTGGAACGCATCGCCGGCGGCCCCTTCGCCTGCGAGGCCGTGGCACGCATCCGCAACCTCCAATTCATCGACTTCTGCCGCTCCGCCGGGGACTACCGCACCGCCGAGATGTACGAGACCATCATCCAGCCGGAAGAGGTCCATCACCACATCCGCGCCCGGGAAATCCTGGAGAAGTACTGCACCACTCCCGCACTGCAGGAAAAAGCCGCCACCGCCTGCCGCAGCGCCCTCGCCGTCGCCGACGAGCTTCGCAGCCTGAAGGAAAAGACCACCGGGCTGCACTCGATCCCCATGTCCTGAGGCGACTCGTCTCGATCCGCCACAGCGACCGGCCAGCCCCGCCCCGGGATCCAATCCCCGGGCGGAGGTGCTGAAACCACAACGATTTCCGATTCCACTCAATCTTTCCGCCACCACTCCCGTCATTCCCGCGCATGCGGGAATCCACGCGAGGCTGGGGAGTGAATGCCCCCTATCCGAACCAGTGGTACCTGAAGTCAACCCATCCTGGGATACTCAAAGATCACTCCTCACCAGCGCGTAGCCTCCCGCCTTCGCGGGAGTGACGGCGTTGTAAAAGCCACCCCCGATTTCGGGGCCGAGTTGCTCCCACTACTGGCAAACTCCCCCCTCCCCATTGGCACCAAGCGGAAGAACTTGTCCCAGCAAGGAAACCCCATTGACACTCAGATATTCATCCACATAAAATCTTGCCATTATGGCAGCACAACGAGGTCGGCCGCCTTCCAGGCCGAAGGATCTGGTGGTGTTCAACGCGCAATTGACCGCGGAAGCCAAGGCCAAGCTCAAGGCTCTGGCCCAGGTCGAGCACACCTACGCCTACTCGCTACTGGAGAATGCCTTCTGGCAGCTGTGGGACCGGCTGCCGGAGGACAAGCGCCGAGCTGCGGAGATCGTCGCCCAGCTCACCGGAGAGACTCCGACGGAGGAGGACTCCTGAGCGTGGGCGTGTGGGACCGGCTACCCCAGGCGCTGCGCAAGTTGCGGATTCTTCGGCGCATGACCCAGCGGGAGCTGGCGGCGGCGGCGGGGATCGGGACCTCGGCGATCTACAGCTACGAATCGGGACATCACCTGCCCCGTCTCGACACCCTCGGCGTGCTGATGGAGGTCTTGGAAGTCGATCTTTCCGACCTGACTCCCCTACTGAACCCACCGGCCGCCGCGGGCTCCCAATCAGCGAGCTCCCAATCAGCAGGCTCCCAGTCGACTCGCCAGCAGCCGGATCGGCGATATCGCCCGCCTCGGCGTCCCGGACTGGGCCTCGAAGAGCCCGCCGGCTTCATCGAAGAGGTCGGCCGGGGCATCGCCTGGCTGCGCCAAAGCCAGCGGCTGACCCTGCACGAAGTGGCCTCCGCCGCCGGTCTGAGCCAAAGCACCCTGAGCCGCATCGAGCGGGGGCAGCAGGACGTCAAGGGTGAGGCCCTGGGCAAGATCCTGGAGGCGCTGGACGCGGACCTGCTGCGCCTGGCCTTGACGGTCAAGGTCGCCGGCACCCTCACCGGGGAGCAAACCCTGAGAGAAGACGCGGACGACCGCGAGCTGGTCTCCATGGCCATCGCCGCCCTCGGCCTGGAGGAGGCGGTGCGGCTGATGGAGAATTGACTTCGCCTTCGAGGGAAGCTCAGGCTTTCGAGGGGAACTCAGGAAGCGATCTGGAAGGCATGAGTCGGATCGCGGCGGACCTGGACGAGATAGGTGGCCAGGTCGCCGATAAGCGCGGCGGTGACCCGCTCCAACATCGCCGCATCCTGGAAGAGCATCAGCGCCGCCGTCGCTTCCCGCGACACGTCTTGCCGCAGGAACTCCTGCACCATCTCCCCCGCCAGCTCTTTCACTTCGCCGGTTCGCCGCTGCTCCAGATAGAGCTCCGCCAGCTCCAGCGACACCAGCGCTGCATCGTAGGCAATATCTTCCTTCTGGAAGCCATGGCGGGCGGTGAGGAGATGGAACTCGGCCTCCTCCAGCTCGCCCAGCCCGCGAGCGATCTTCCCCTCCACCCAGGCGACGCGGAGCAGGCTCAGCGGGTCGCCGAGGCGAGCGTAGAGATCACGGCTCGCCTCGAGGATTCTTGCCGCCTCCTGCGGGTCCCCCGTCTCGCACAGGCAGATGGCCCGGGCGTGTTGACGGTAGAGGTAGATCTGGGGCTCGCTCTCCGCATCGATCAAATCCGCTATCCGGTCGAGGACCCGTAGGCTCTCTTCGGGGTCGCCGGCCTCGAAAAGCACCGCTGAGAGCTTGAGAAGGGCCCTTGCCGCCTCACTCAGGTTGTCGAGCATAAGGTACGTCGTCACTGCTCGGTGCAGCAGTTTCTTAGCTCCCTCGTGCCTCCTGAGAGCCTGGTAGAGCGAGGCTTCCAGAGCATCAACTTCAGCACGAACTAGGCGATCACCTCCACCGACAGTCCGCAAGAGGAATCGGCAGTGCTCGAAACGCTCCAATGCTGTCCGCGGGTCCCCCGCCACCCGAATGGCGTTACCAGCGTAAGCGAGAGCTTGAGCGTAAAGCTCGGTGGTGAGACTCGAGGCCTCGGAGTGCAGCAGCACCGCTCGCGCCAGCTCGGCGAGTTGGCGAGCCTGCTGGGGCTTGCCGTGAAAGTTGTCTCGGGAGGCCTTCAGCAGTAGCGCGACCAGAGCGGGACCACGATAGGCGGCAGGAGCCTGCCGCACCGCCTCCAAACGCTCCGACTGAG containing:
- a CDS encoding helix-turn-helix domain-containing protein, whose amino-acid sequence is MGVWDRLPQALRKLRILRRMTQRELAAAAGIGTSAIYSYESGHHLPRLDTLGVLMEVLEVDLSDLTPLLNPPAAAGSQSASSQSAGSQSTRQQPDRRYRPPRRPGLGLEEPAGFIEEVGRGIAWLRQSQRLTLHEVASAAGLSQSTLSRIERGQQDVKGEALGKILEALDADLLRLALTVKVAGTLTGEQTLREDADDRELVSMAIAALGLEEAVRLMEN
- a CDS encoding ferritin-like domain-containing protein; this translates as MDSKQFVDQLFSEMEELFSQLGQHETLEAEADGEVEVIKLLKLALKSELEASELAAVWMPTTPEVDAKRLLAEQCGDEMKHYELISHRLGELEVDMSDYNPLQEGYSPLYHYLKGLPTTVERIAGGPFACEAVARIRNLQFIDFCRSAGDYRTAEMYETIIQPEEVHHHIRAREILEKYCTTPALQEKAATACRSALAVADELRSLKEKTTGLHSIPMS